The Brassica napus cultivar Da-Ae chromosome C7, Da-Ae, whole genome shotgun sequence genome has a segment encoding these proteins:
- the LOC106409412 gene encoding phytolongin Phyl2.1 isoform X2: MMSNPRLLFYSCIARGTVILADFSSKDEPEIEALALRCIQNVPSHHSMISQTVRKRTYASIIDGLFTYFAILDEAATKKESLWLFTRLKSAMEALVSDGSALDKPTQHCLQSKLDPVFAEIAGGGNNNNKDLEPELGLDSSKEQRALKPLLAKPLMVLKKNKKRVQTEAKMDVAGGVSVSNSRGLPRNGLIHDHHHRQKAKQIWKKHVWVVLMFDVCICLVLFGIWLWVCQGFQCIQA, translated from the exons ATGATGTCGAACCCACGTCTCTTGTTCTACTCTTGCATTGCAAGAGGAACAGTGATTCTCGCCGATTTCTCTTCCAAGGACGAGCCAGAGATCGAAGCTCTAGCTTTGCGATGCATCCAAAACGTGCCTTCTCATCACTCCATGATCTCTCAAACTGTCCGTAAGAGAACATACGCTTCGATCATAGACGGTTTGTTTACCTATTTCGCCATTTTAGACGAGGCCGCGACGAAAAAAGAGTCTCTCTGGCTCTTCACTCGGTTGAAATCAGCCATGGAGGCTCTGGTTTCAGACGGATCTGCGTTGGATAAACCGACACAACACTGTCTCCAATCAAAACTCGATCCTGTTTTCGCTGAGATCGCTGGTGGTGGTAATAATAACAACAAGGATTTGGAACCGGAGTTAGG TCTTGATTCATCGAAAGAACAGCGCGCGTTGAAGCCGCTTCTGGCAAAGCCATTGATGGTgttgaagaagaataagaagagagTTCAGACGGAGGCCAAGATGGATGTGGCAGGAGGAGTAAGCGTGAGTAATAGCAGGGGATTACCAAGAAACGGGTTGATTCACGATCATCATCATAGACAAAAAGCCAAACAGATTTGGAAGAAACATGTGTGGGTTGTCTTGATGTTTGATGTCTGCATATGTCTTGTTCTGTTTGGAATCTGGCTTTGGGTTTGTCAAGGGTTTCAATGCATCCAAGCGTAG
- the LOC106409412 gene encoding phytolongin Phyl2.1 isoform X1 yields the protein MMSNPRLLFYSCIARGTVILADFSSKDEPEIEALALRCIQNVPSHHSMISQTVRKRTYASIIDGLFTYFAILDEAATKKESLWLFTRLKSAMEALVSDGSALDKPTQHCLQSKLDPVFAEIAGGGNNNNKDLEPELGLVGSPREIKNPSLDSSKEQRALKPLLAKPLMVLKKNKKRVQTEAKMDVAGGVSVSNSRGLPRNGLIHDHHHRQKAKQIWKKHVWVVLMFDVCICLVLFGIWLWVCQGFQCIQA from the coding sequence ATGATGTCGAACCCACGTCTCTTGTTCTACTCTTGCATTGCAAGAGGAACAGTGATTCTCGCCGATTTCTCTTCCAAGGACGAGCCAGAGATCGAAGCTCTAGCTTTGCGATGCATCCAAAACGTGCCTTCTCATCACTCCATGATCTCTCAAACTGTCCGTAAGAGAACATACGCTTCGATCATAGACGGTTTGTTTACCTATTTCGCCATTTTAGACGAGGCCGCGACGAAAAAAGAGTCTCTCTGGCTCTTCACTCGGTTGAAATCAGCCATGGAGGCTCTGGTTTCAGACGGATCTGCGTTGGATAAACCGACACAACACTGTCTCCAATCAAAACTCGATCCTGTTTTCGCTGAGATCGCTGGTGGTGGTAATAATAACAACAAGGATTTGGAACCGGAGTTAGGTTTGGTTGGATCACCGAGGGAGATCAAGAATCCGAGTCTTGATTCATCGAAAGAACAGCGCGCGTTGAAGCCGCTTCTGGCAAAGCCATTGATGGTgttgaagaagaataagaagagagTTCAGACGGAGGCCAAGATGGATGTGGCAGGAGGAGTAAGCGTGAGTAATAGCAGGGGATTACCAAGAAACGGGTTGATTCACGATCATCATCATAGACAAAAAGCCAAACAGATTTGGAAGAAACATGTGTGGGTTGTCTTGATGTTTGATGTCTGCATATGTCTTGTTCTGTTTGGAATCTGGCTTTGGGTTTGTCAAGGGTTTCAATGCATCCAAGCGTAG